The DNA window ATGCCCGAGAGAGAGCTCGACGAGCGGTTCCACCTGAACCTGGAAGACATCAAGGACTTCGCCATCTTCCGGGTAGACCCAGAGGGCCGCATCGCCAGTTGGAATACGGGCGCCGAACGCGTCAAGGGCTACACGGCCTCGGAGATCATTGGTCAGCCCTTCGCCCTCCTCTTCACCCAGGAGGACAGGGACGCAGGACGGCCTGAGGTGGAGATGCGGGTGGCCTCGGAGAAGGGGGTCTACCAGGGAGAGGGGCTCCGGATGCGCAAGGACGGGTCGGTCTTCGCCGCGGAGGTGACGCTGCGGGCGCTCGCGGACAAGGGGGGCGTCCACAGGGGCTTCGTGAAAGTCACCCGGGACATCAGCGAGCGAAAGCGCGTCGAGTCCGAGTTGAAAGACCGGGCGGAGTTCGAGCAACAGCTCATTGGCATTGTCAGCCATGACCTGCGCACCCCACTGAACGCCATCAGCCTCGCGACCTCACTGCTGCTACGAATTCCGGCGTTGAGCGCGCAAGCCGTAAGGTCACTCGGCCGCATTCTCTCTTCCGCGGAGCGTGCCCAACGGCTGATCGCCAGCTTGCTCGACTTCACCCAGGCGCGTATCGGAGGGGGATTCGTTCTCAAGTACGCCCCCCTCGACCTGCACGAGTTCATGGGCCTGGTGGTGGAAGAGCTGCGCGTGGCGAATCAGGGGCGCGAGATTCTCTTTGAATGTGCTGGAGACTGCCGGGGCGAGTGGGACCCGGACCGGCTCTCCCAGCTCATCACCAACCTGATCAGCAACGCCCTGAACCACGGCCAGGAAGACACGCCGGTGCGGGCACGGCTCTCCGGCGAGCCCACCTCCGTGATGATCGAGATCCACAACTGGGGGACGGCCATTTCCCCCAGCGAGCTGCCCCACCTGTTCGAGCCCATGAGGCGAGGCGGCGGGAAGATCCGAGCCAAGAACACCCACAGCATCGGGCTCGGGCTCTACATCGTGCAGCAGATTGTCCTCGCCCATGGGGGCACCGTCGCAGCCACCTCCTCCGAGGAGAAGGGCACGGTATTTACGGTTCACCTGCCACGCACCCCACCGCGTCCCAAGGAGGAGGGCTGAGCTAAAGTGGGGGCCACGATGAAGACCATTGGACTGTTGGGTGGAATGAGCTGGGAGTCTTCGGCCGAGTACTATCGGATCGCCAATGAATACGTGAAGGCCCGGCTCGGCGGTCATCACTCCGCGAAGATCGTCCTCTACAGCGTCGATTTCGCCGAGATCGAGAAGTGCCAGAGCGCAGGCCGGTGGGACGAGGCGGCCGTCCTCCTGAAGGCCGCCGCCCAGTCCATCGAACGCGCTGGCGCCGACATCCTGGTGCTCTGCACCAACACCATGCACAAGCTCGCGGAGGAGCTCAAGGCCAGCATCCGCATCCCCTTCCTGCACATCGCCGAGGCGACGGGGCAAGAGATCATCCACCAAGGCGTGAAGACCGTGGGGCTCCTGGGAACGCGCTACACCATGGAGCAGGATTTCTACAAGGGAAAGCTGCTGGAGATGGGGCTCACCGTCGTGGTGCCTCCGGAGGAGGAGCGCCAGGTGGTTCACCGCATCATCTATGACGAGCTGTGCCTGGGCCGCGTGAACGGCGCCTCACGCGAGCAGTACCAGCGCATCATCCAGGGGCTCATTGCCCAAGGCGCGCAGGGGATCATCCTCGGCTGCACGGAGATCACCCTGCTGATCAAACAGAAGGACGTACCGGTCCCCGTGTTCGACACGACGTCCATTCACGCGATCAAGGCCGCGGAGTTCTGTCTGGCTTCGAGTCCGTGAGCGCCGGGGCTCCGTAGTCCCCGGCTGCATGCATTTGGAGGAGGAGTCCGCGCGGCCGCAGCGTATCCTGGAGCCCGCTGCATTTCCGCAGTCGGCCCAGGGGACATCCGGGAGATGAGGAAAGCCATTCGATGGTTGCTGCTGCCGCTCGTGGCCTGTTCAACGCCCCAAGCCCCGGTGAAGTCCCCGGAGACCCCGGCCCAAGGGCCCGAGGCGCTCGTGCAGGCGGGGGCCCGATGCGCCCACGGTCAAGGAGACGCGGAAGTATTGCGCCTTCACTTTGGGAACGGAGAAACTGTCACTGGCCCCGGATGCCGCGCAGGAAGTGGAGTTCTCCCACCTGGCCTGGAAGGGGTTCGACCTGAGCTTCGCGCTGACCTACATGGCCGCCGCACCAGGAGCCAGCAGCCAAGAATTCCGATGCACGCTGGACCCTCGGCAAGCCCAGAACACGATTCAGTGCACTTCGGCCACAGGCGCGCACTCCGAGGCTCGGGAAGCCAGGTGATCCTCGCCCTTTCTGGGTGGGAGCACCCGCCCCGTTCAAGGGATCAGTACGAGCTGCCGTCCCGGCGCGTATAAACCCACGCGCCCTCGGCGTTCTTGCTGCACACGAGGTCAACGTCGGAGTAGCCGACCGTGTCCGCCGGAGCGCGGTTGCCAATCTCGAGGTAACGCGCCGGGAGGCCGCCCCGGTTGACAAGCTGGTGGCCGTTCGTAGACCCGGCGGGGAAGCCCGCGCACATCCCCGCCGTCAGCACCTGCTCGCCCTCGTCGGTGCGCAGCACGACTTCGCCTTCGAGGATGAACACCAGTTCGTCTTCGCATGCATGGTAGTGGCGCAGCGATGACTCCTTGCCGGGGAAGAGCGTCGTGAGGTTCACGCCGAAGCGCGTGAGGCCCAGCGCGTCGCCGAGCGCGCGCTTTTCG is part of the Stigmatella aurantiaca genome and encodes:
- a CDS encoding PAS domain-containing sensor histidine kinase; this encodes MPERELDERFHLNLEDIKDFAIFRVDPEGRIASWNTGAERVKGYTASEIIGQPFALLFTQEDRDAGRPEVEMRVASEKGVYQGEGLRMRKDGSVFAAEVTLRALADKGGVHRGFVKVTRDISERKRVESELKDRAEFEQQLIGIVSHDLRTPLNAISLATSLLLRIPALSAQAVRSLGRILSSAERAQRLIASLLDFTQARIGGGFVLKYAPLDLHEFMGLVVEELRVANQGREILFECAGDCRGEWDPDRLSQLITNLISNALNHGQEDTPVRARLSGEPTSVMIEIHNWGTAISPSELPHLFEPMRRGGGKIRAKNTHSIGLGLYIVQQIVLAHGGTVAATSSEEKGTVFTVHLPRTPPRPKEEG
- a CDS encoding aspartate/glutamate racemase family protein, encoding MKTIGLLGGMSWESSAEYYRIANEYVKARLGGHHSAKIVLYSVDFAEIEKCQSAGRWDEAAVLLKAAAQSIERAGADILVLCTNTMHKLAEELKASIRIPFLHIAEATGQEIIHQGVKTVGLLGTRYTMEQDFYKGKLLEMGLTVVVPPEEERQVVHRIIYDELCLGRVNGASREQYQRIIQGLIAQGAQGIILGCTEITLLIKQKDVPVPVFDTTSIHAIKAAEFCLASSP
- a CDS encoding cupin domain-containing protein encodes the protein MTLKRPALDPFTITPRTTSGYPEVFRPRVTPREKRALGDALGLTRFGVNLTTLFPGKESSLRHYHACEDELVFILEGEVVLRTDEGEQVLTAGMCAGFPAGSTNGHQLVNRGGLPARYLEIGNRAPADTVGYSDVDLVCSKNAEGAWVYTRRDGSSY